One Pleuronectes platessa chromosome 9, fPlePla1.1, whole genome shotgun sequence genomic region harbors:
- the LOC128448230 gene encoding glypican-1 — protein sequence MRIPVLLCALACLSAAPGPVLGADRSCGDLRQFYTGKGFTLADAPQNEISGEHLRMCPQGPTCCTSTMEENLSGLTARETEGLIRDAGRSLQAAFNALHRSFDTYFTELHSQSERSLQEALSPLGPLYSQNTRLYGDLYNDLRQYYRGSALNLDETLSEFWSRLLERTFKSSVPTEVSLSEDYLECVAKQQETLRPFGDVPRDMRAKVIRAFVTARSFVQGLAVSGEVVRKVSQVSLSVECTKALMKLVYCPHCRGMSSVKPCSIYCSNVMKGCLANQADLDPEWQNLIDTMIQVVASFSTEPSLDVVLSSIPARIYQAIHYQQENMDTFTARVYQSCGTPGESGTGSPAPHEPRRKSGLLTASEYKPSPTAGLRLEMQVSDLSSKLREMRQYWVQLPVALCSKLAAGGAAQDKCWNGITKARYLPEAMGDGLANQINNPEVELDITKPDMTIRQQIMQLKIMSSRLKNAMEGNDVDFQDASEDISGSGSGMCVGGHCPRGRPGLYAYSPENNRVRGAAAAQTGLLLLLPLVALLFQR from the exons ATGCGGATCCCGGTGCTCCTGTGCGCGCTGGCGTGTCTGTCTGCAGCCCCGGGCCCGGTGCTCGGGGCGGACCGGAGCTGCGGGGACCTGCGGCAGTTCTACACCGGGAAAGGCTTCACTCTGGCGGACGCACCTCAGAACGAGATCTCCG GTGAACATCTGAGGATGTGTCCTCAGGGTCCGACCTGCTGCACCAGCACCATGGAGGAGAACCTGTCCGGGCTGACGGCCCGAGAGACCGAGGGGCTGATCCGAGACGCAGGCCGGTCGCTGCAGGCGGCTTTCAACGCCCTCCACAGGAGCTTCGACA CCTATTTCACTGAGCTGCACAGTCAGTCCGAGCGCTCCCTCCAGGAGGCGCTGTCTCCGCTCGGCCCTCTGTACTCCCAGAACACCCGCCTGTATGGAGACCTCTACAACGACCTGCGACAGTACTACCGGGGCTCCGCTCTCAACCTGGACGAGACGCTGTCGGAGTTCTGGTCCCGGCTTCTGGAGCGCACGTTCAAATCCTCCGTCCCCACagag GTCAGCCTATCGGAGGACTACCTTGAATGTGTCGCTAAGCAACAGGAGACGCTGCGGCCATTTGGAGACGTCCCCCGGGACATGAGGGCGAAGGTGATCCGGGCTTTTGTCACCGCCCGGTCGTTTGTCCAGGGGCTGGCAGTCAGCGGAGAGGTGGTCAGGAAGGTGTCGCAG gTCTCTCTGAGTGTGGAGTGCACCAAGGCCCTGATGAAGCTGGTGTACTGCCCTCACTGCCGCGGCATGAGCTCCGTCAAGCCCTGCTCCATCTACTGCTCCAACGTCATGAAGGGCTGCCTGGCCAACCAGGCCGACCTGGACCCCGAGTGGCAGAACCTCATAG acaCTATGATCCAGGTGGTGGCCAGTTTCAGCACAGAGCCCAGCCTCGACGTggttctctcctccatccctgctcggatcTACCAGGCCATTCACTACCAGCAGGAAAACATGGACACGTTCACAGCCAGA GTTTACCAGTCATGTGGAACGCCAGGGGAATCAGGCACAGGAAGTCCCGCCCCCCACGAGCCGAGGAGGAAGAGCGGCTTGCTGACGGCCTCCGAGTACAAACCCTCGCCCACTGCCGGGCTCAGGCTGGAGATGCAG GTGTCGGACCTCTCCAGTAAACTGAGGGAGATGAGGCAGTACTGGGTCCAGCTCCCGGTGGCACTGTGCAGCAAACTGGCAGCAGGAGGCGCCGCGCAGGATAAATGCTGGAACGGCATCACCAAAGCCAG ATATCTTCCAGAGGCGATGGGCGACGGCCTGGCCAATCAGATCAACAACCCAGAGGTGGAGCTGGACATCACAAAGCCAGACATGACCATCCGGCAGCAGATCATGCAGCTGAAGATCATGAGCAGCCGGCTGAAGAACGCCATGGAGGGTAACGACGTGGACTTCCAGGATGCAA GTGAAGACATCAGCGGCTCAGGAAGCGGGATGTGCGTGGGTGGACATTGTCCTCGGGGCAGGCCGGGGTTGTACGCCTACTCGCCAGAAAACAACCGAGTCCGAGGCGCGGCCGCGGCTCAAACcggcctcctgctcctgctcccatTGGTCGCCCTGCTCTTCCAgcgatga